A region of Actinomycetota bacterium DNA encodes the following proteins:
- a CDS encoding glycosyltransferase family 1 protein, with amino-acid sequence MKVALQVDQLFLNAPGGIGTYIRHLVPELANRDPAVEMTLFHSRFDSPEPPEPWMREHPMHELRGRMRSLYLRWNVVGRPPLPAPLAGVDIVHVTNHAGVAPAGARQRLVVTVHDLAFDVLPGAFPPRWRVVYRLGVRATVRRADAIVTPSRTTAEDLLSRTAVDPSKLHVVPLAASLPAGKLDADDVLARLKIRGPYVLFVGTLEPRKNLLRLVRAYRRVAAEGFPHALVLAGPLGWHHESLMRELALQGPGEIVMTGEISADELDAVYRAADVFAYPSLYEGFGLPVLEALVRGIPTVASNTSAVPEVSGDAALGVDPRSVRSIAQAISSLVSDVGLADRMAARARAQAQRFSWDETARLTLQVYERALGEK; translated from the coding sequence GGGATCGGCACCTACATCCGCCACCTGGTGCCGGAGCTTGCGAATCGAGATCCCGCGGTCGAGATGACGTTGTTCCATTCGAGATTCGACTCCCCCGAGCCGCCGGAACCGTGGATGCGAGAGCACCCCATGCACGAGCTCCGGGGGAGGATGCGCTCGCTGTACCTCCGGTGGAACGTCGTCGGCCGACCGCCGCTCCCCGCCCCTCTGGCCGGGGTGGACATCGTCCACGTCACCAACCATGCCGGCGTCGCGCCCGCCGGCGCGAGGCAACGTCTCGTCGTAACCGTCCACGACCTCGCCTTCGACGTCCTGCCCGGAGCGTTCCCGCCCAGATGGCGGGTCGTCTACCGCCTCGGCGTGCGTGCGACAGTTCGGCGGGCCGATGCGATCGTCACGCCGTCGCGGACCACCGCGGAGGATCTCCTTTCGAGAACCGCCGTCGACCCGAGCAAGCTCCACGTCGTTCCGCTCGCCGCTTCGTTGCCCGCAGGCAAGCTCGACGCCGACGACGTGCTGGCCCGGCTGAAGATCCGGGGACCGTACGTCCTGTTCGTGGGGACGCTCGAGCCGCGCAAGAACCTCCTCCGGCTGGTGCGCGCGTACCGGCGCGTTGCGGCCGAGGGCTTCCCTCACGCGCTCGTGCTCGCGGGGCCGCTCGGATGGCATCACGAATCCTTGATGCGCGAGCTCGCGCTGCAGGGGCCGGGGGAGATCGTCATGACCGGCGAGATCTCGGCCGACGAGCTCGACGCCGTCTACCGCGCGGCGGACGTGTTCGCCTATCCATCGCTGTACGAGGGGTTCGGTCTGCCGGTGCTCGAGGCGTTGGTTCGAGGCATCCCGACCGTCGCCTCGAACACGTCCGCCGTTCCCGAGGTCTCGGGCGACGCGGCGCTGGGGGTGGATCCGCGCTCGGTGCGGTCGATCGCGCAGGCTATCTCGTCGCTCGTGTCGGACGTCGGGCTCGCCGATCGCATGGCGGCTCGGGCGCGGGCACAGGCCCAGCGGTTCAGCTGGGACGAGACGGCGCGCTTGACACTCCAGGTCTACGAGCGAGCTCTCGGCGAGAAATGA